The following coding sequences are from one Leishmania braziliensis MHOM/BR/75/M2904 complete genome, chromosome 36 window:
- a CDS encoding putative mitochondrial inner membrane signal peptidase gives MMSRLWWSTLRSSKYGDVPFVLLGVFIGWNCDVSCAVKGVSMVPTLHPGEYILFVPYTLLQIRRWFNAPMVNLSDVVVVKVSDDLSVCKRVVRCTTSRAQADEWGRDHYVEVVPAPYSTPVAEETNGDAGSTDEDALDNHEQAYFDYVSRNTVRSKDWDSCIDRIPNPSQWVWLEGDNKEESFDSRRCGPVPVECVRGLVLASIWPSPHTLHRPPPSNSE, from the coding sequence ATGATGTCGCGGCTATGGTGGTCGACGCTTCGCAGCTCCAAGTACGGGGACGTGCCTTTTGTGCTTCTCGGCGTTTTCATCGGATGGAACTGTGATGTGAGCTGTGCCGTGAAGGGGGTCTCCATGGTGCCCACTTTGCACCCCGGTGAGTACATCCTCTTCGTTCCGTATACCCTTCTTCAGATACGCCGCTGGTTCAACGCCCCGATGGTTAACCTGAGCGACGTGGTGGTCGTCAAAGTATCCGACGACCTTTCGGTTTGCAAAAGAGTTGTGAGGTGCACCACTAGTAGAGCACAGGCCGACGAATGGGGCAGAGATCACTATGTGGAAGTAGTACCTGCGCCGTACAGCACCCCGGTTGCAGAGGAAACGAATGGCGACGCGGGTTCGACTGACGAAGATGCGCTGGACAACCATGAACAGGCCTATTTCGACTACGTTAGCCGAAACACCGTCCGCTCGAAAGACTGGGACTCGTGCATTGATCGCATTCCTAATCCTTCCCAGTGGGTCTGGCTGGAGGGCGATAACAAAGAAGAAAGCTTCGACTCTCGCCGTTGTGGCCCAGTCCCCGTTGAGTGTGTTCGAGGTCTAGTTCTTGCATCCATCTGGccctctccccacacccTTCATCGGCCCCCTCCGTCAAATTCAGAATAG
- a CDS encoding putative SET domain protein: MPISRNVAVVHDIATTPEQLDAFKRACPNSCNFFPVKDAVQLQCVVQQIYAASPSTYGAVVNLCADRSGGANDGITSALATLLLHHASLPYTGCRATTLNHPFDILLMMLFYAEVPLPPFAIVDSVEAAGRAAHRLKAPVQIRNTCGLFGLYHECCTMQGDMEATLVRTFHEHGKIVAWEVNASKERAVRVLVAGGSVKGAAAAIPLESCAAAPSWAAHAEEVARRYGAAVSRYVLYDCGVASLTLNTSKEEPDKWYFEDIVLNPAIAHLMVQEAVPNLLSEAPSTAELVASLLAEAQKCHPSPTFEIKLHADSRKGYHLCAAKTLRKGDVVFEDECRSFAMVTRPYVEQHWDDPLKKRFTEYAWPLDSEGHLYAIWEEDPQRWRPVNHSCDPNCIFAAPHSLNVIAAREIAAGEDLSMDYATFCDGTMKPFRCLCGADCCRGLITTDAASLIKYGEHSWLRKVPSAVKPLLP; this comes from the coding sequence ATGCCTATCAGCCGGAACGTTGCCGTTGTGCATGATATAGCGACGACTCCTGAGCAGCTGGATGCATTTAAGCGTGCGTGCCCCAACTCATGTAATTTCTTTCCTGTGAAGGATGCGGTTCAGCTGCAGTGCGTAGTGCAGCAAATCTACGCTGCGAGTCCCTCCACGTACGGTGCTGTGGTCAATCTCTGCGCAGACAGATCGGGCGGCGCCAACGATGGCATCACGTCCGCACTGGCTACTCTCTTGCTTCACCACGCGTCGCTGCCCTACACAGGGTGCCGTGCTACGACACTCAACCACCCGTTCGACATTCTTCTCATGATGCTCTTCTACgcagaggtgccgctgccgccgtttGCAATAGTCGATTCTGTGGAGGCCGCGGGGCGCGCGGCGCACCGGCTCAAGGCTCCGGTTCAGATCCGCAATACGTGCGGGCTGTTTGGACTCTACCATGAGTGCTGTACAATGCAGGGTGACATGGAGGCGACCCTGGTACGCACTTTTCATGAGCACGGAAAGATCGTCGCGTGGGAGGTGAACGCGTCCAAGGAGCGTGCGGTGCGCGTGCTGGTCGCTGGCGGCTCGGTGAagggggcggcggccgccatTCCACTTGAGTcttgcgcggcggcaccatcGTGGGCTGCGCACGCAGAAGAAGTCGCGCGGCGTTATGGTGCGGCGGTCAGTCGGTACGTCTTGTACGACTGCGGCGTGGCGTCTCTGACGCTTAACACGTCGAAAGAAGAGCCTGACAAGTGGTACTTCGAAGATATTGTGCTGAATCCTGCCATTGCTCACCTCATGGTGCAGGAAGCTGTACCAAACTTGCTGTCGGAGGCACCGAGCACCGCAGAGTTGGTCGCCTCGCTGCTCGCAGAGGCGCAAAAGTGCCACCCGAGTCCAACCTTTGAAATCAAGCTGCACGCGGACTCTCGAAAAGGGTACCACCTGTGTGCTGCCAAGACTCTTCGCAAGGGTGACGTGGTGTTCGAGGATGAGTGCCGCAGCTTTGCGATGGTAACGCGTCCGTACGTGGAGCAGCACTGGGATGATCCACTCAAGAAGAGGTTTACTGAGTACGCGTGGCCGCTGGACTCCGAGGGCCACTTATACGCCATCTGGGAGGAAGacccgcagcggtggcggcccgTCAATCACTCATGCGACCCAAACTGCATCTTCGCCGCACCACACTCCCTCAACGTCATCGCAGCGCGCGAGATTGCAGCCGGTGAAGACTTGAGCATGGACTACGCCACCTTCTGCGACGGAACAATGAAGCCGTTCAGGTGCCTCTGCGGCGCGGACTGTTGCCGTGGTCTGATCACCACCGATGCAGCCTCACTCATCAAATACGGCGAGCACTCGTGGCTGCGAAAGGTGCCGTCAGCTGTGaagcctcttcttccttga
- the DPMS gene encoding dolicholphosphate-mannose synthase, giving the protein MQYSIIVPTYKEYGNLEPLTRRVFAAVKEQGLPVEAVEMLIVDDNSCDGSKEVIEKLHQEGFNVRIDVRTVERGLSSAVIHGLHNTTGVYKVVMDADLQHPPESVPALFKALRCNGVEFVCGTRYGAGVVIDKNWPAHRRLISWGARLLARPLTTLSDPMSGFFGIRDDVFKRHAGEVNSIGYKIALELFVKCRVQRFAEVNFHFSIRTYGESKLTGKVIFNYLQHLYALYLFKVGPLFYALLAVTVMFALYLVVFLYHSLF; this is encoded by the coding sequence ATGCAGTACTCGATCATTGTTCCCACATACAAGGAGTATGGCAACTTAGAGCCGCTAACGCGCCGTGTTTTCGCTGCTGTAAAGGAGCAGGGTCTCCCCGTGGAGGCCGTTGAGATGCTCATCGTGGACGACAACTCGTGTGATGGATCGAAGGAGGTGATTGAGAAGCTTCATCAAGAGGGTTTCAATGTGCGCATCGATGTTCGTACGGTGGAGCGTGGGCTTagcagcgccgtcatccACGGTCTGCACAACACCACTGGTGTCTACAAGGTTGTGATGGATGCTGACCTGCAGCACCCGCCCGAGTCTGTGCCGGCGCTTTTCAAAGCCCTCAGGTGCAATGGGGTGGAGTTTGTCTGCGGCACGCGTTACGGTGCCGGGGTCGTGATCGACAAGAACTGgccggcgcaccgccgcctcatTTCGTGGGGGGCACGCCTGCTGGCCCGACCTCTCACGACCCTCTCCGATCCCATGTCGGGTTTCTTTGGAATCCGCGATGATGTCTTTAAGCGGCATGCCGGCGAGGTTAACTCGATTGGGTACAAAATTGCACTGGAGTTGTTCGTCAAGTGCCGCGTGCAGCGCTTTGCGGAGGTAAACTTCCATTTTTCAATCCGCACCTATGGCGAGTCGAAGCTGACCGGCAAGGTGATCTTCAACTACCTCCAGCACCTTTACGCCTTGTACCTGTTTAAGGTGGGCCCTCTGTTCTACGCGCTACTCGCGGTGACTGTGATGTTCGCTCTGTATCTCGTAGTGTTTCTCTACCACTCGCTCTTCTAG